The DNA segment CTGTTCCTCGCCGAACACACCGCCGACGCCGACGACGTACGCGGCCGGCTTGAGGGCAACGCCTTCTGGGAAATCGTCGACACCCTCGTCACCGGCGTGACCTTCGGCCTCATCGGACTCGAACTGCACGTGGTGTTCGGCACCGCCGGAGGGCATCTGGCCGAGATGATCGGCTGGGGCGCGGCGGCCGTCGGAGTGGTCGTCGGACTGCGCCTGCTGTGGCTGCTGCCCGCCACCTGGCTGGCGAAGAGACTGCACACCCTGCGGGACTACGACGAGGAGATCCCCACCAGCTGGCGCGAGACCGTCATCATGTGGTGGTCCGGGATGCGCGGGGTCGCCTCGGTCGCGCTCGCCCTCGCCATCCCGATGACCAAGGACGACGGCAGCCCCTTTCCGGCGCGCAGCGAGATGGTCTTCATCGCCTTCGCCGTGGTCATGGTCACCCTGGTCTTCCAGGGGCTGACACTGCCCTGGCTGGTGAAGAAGCTGGGTGTCCGCGCGGACGCCGGTGCCGAGCGCGAACTCGAACGGAGCCTGGCGGTACGGGCGGCCAAGGCCGCCAGGCACCGGCTCAAGGAGATCCAGAACGTCGAGGAGCTGCCCGAGGACGTCATGGAGCGGCTGGCCCGCGGGGCGTTCGAGATCGGCGTCAGGATCAGCCCCGACATGGTCGACGAAGAACGGCACGCCGCTTACCTGAAGCGGGCCGAGCGGCTCAAGACCGTCCAGCGGATCCAGCGGGAGATGATGTCGGCGGCCCGCCATGAAGTGCTCTCCGCGCGCAACGAGCCCGGCGCCGACCCGGAGATCGTCGACCGGGTGCTGCGCCACCTGGATGTGCGCAGCCTGCGGTAGAGCCCCTGGGCAGGGCCTCGTCCGGGATCGGTCCCTCAGCCCCGGCCGGTCCGGGGAGCGGGGTCGTGCTTGAACAGATCCGGTCCCCAGTCGTTCTTCGCCAGCTCGGCCGGCGCCGTCGAGATCCGCGGCAGGGCGTACGGATGCTCGTCCCGCAGCCAGGCGATCAGCTGCTCCCGCACCGCACACCGCACGGTCCAGATGTCGTCCGCGTCCCTCGCGGTGACCACGGCCCGCACCTGGATCGTGCTCGGTGAGGTGTCCGTGACGGCCAGCGACCAGTTCCTCCCGTCCCACGACGGGATCTCGGGCAGGATCTGCCGCAGCTTCTCACGCATCTGCGGGACCGGCGTCGAGTGGTCGAGCTCGAAGAAGACCGTGCCGGACATCTGCGCACCACCGCGCGACCAGTTCTCGAACGGCTTGCTGGTGAAGTACGAGACCGGCATGGTGATCCGGCGCTCGTCCCAGGTGCGCACCGCGAGGAAGGTCAGCGTGATCTCCTCGACGGTGCCCCACTCACCGTCCACGACCACCGTGTCCCCGATGCGGACCATGTCGCCGAAGGCGATCTGCAGCCCGGCGAAGAGGTTGCCCAGGGTGGACTGGGCGGCGACACCGGCGACGATGCCGAGGACACCGGCGGAGGCCAGCAGCGAGGTGCCCGCGGTACGCATCGCGGGGAAGGTCAGCAGCATCGCCGCGACGGCCACCGTCCCGACGATCGCCGTCACCACCCGCTGGATGAGCGTGACCTGCGTGCGGACCCGGCGGAGCCTGGCCGGATCACGGGTGGTCGCCGCGTAGCGGGCGTACGAGGAGTCGACGATCGCGGCGGCGATGCGCAGGGCCAGCCAGGCCGTGGAGCCGATCAGGACCAGGGTGAGGAGCTGCCCGATCGCGGTGTCGTGGTGCTTGACCGGACTCAGCCGCACCTGGTGGTAGCTGCCGCGCAGCAACGCCGTGATCAGCACCAGCTGCAGCGGCACCCGGCAGCGCCGGAGCAGGCCCCAGAGCGGGGTCTCGTGGTGGCGCGCGTCCGTTCTCCTGAGCGCACGGTCGACCAGCCAGCCCACCGCGAGCGTCAGCACCACCGAACCGCCGATGACGATCAGGGGCCGCACTACGCTCTCCACGCCTCCGGCCGCAACTGGCACCATGGCCACGTGAACATCATCCTTTTCCATTCGACCTACGGTTTGCGGCCGGCCGTTCATGCGGCGGCCGACCGGCTGCGGGCAGCCGGTCATCACGTGCTGGTGCCCGATCTTTTCGACGGTATTACTTTCGGGACCGTCGAGGAGGGCATGGCCTTCAAGGAGGAACTCGGCTCCGAGGAGCTCCTCAAGCGCGCGGTGACGGCCGCGGCTCCCCACTCGGACGAGGGCCTGGTCTACGCCGGGTTCTCACTCGGCGGTTCCCTCGCGCAGAATCTGGCCATCGCCGATGAGAAGGCGCGCGGACTGCTGCTTCTGCACGGGACGTCCGACATCGCCGACGACGCGTCGGTGGACGAGCTGCCCGTACAGCTGCATGTCGCCGACCCCGACCCGTTCGAGCCGCACGACTGGCTGAACGCCTGGTATCTGCGGATGCAGCGGATCGGGGCCGATGTGGAGGTGCACCGCTACGCGGGCGCGGGCCACCTCTACACCGACCCCGAGCTGCCCGACTACGACGCCGAGTCGGCCGAGCGGACCTGGCGGGTCGCACTCGGCTTCCTCGAAACGCTGTAGCGGTCTGGTCTGCTGTCCGGTCAGGCCTTGAGAGCCTTGTCCAGCGCGGTGTTGAAGTCGGCGACGGTCATGGGCGCGTTGTCACTGCCCGGGGTGGTCAGCTTCTTGCCGTCCATCTTGAGGGTGGGCGTGCCCGTGACCCCGCTCTTGTCGAACTTCGCGGACATCTTCATCGCCCACGCGTCATAGGTGCCGTCGTTGACCGCCTTCTGGAAGGCCTTGTTGTCCTTCAGCTCGGGCACGGTCTGCGCGATCTTGATGAGGTACGAGTCGTCCTTGAAGGTGTCCGTGGTCTCGTCGGGGTGCCACTTCGTGGAGTACATCGCGGTCTTGTAGTGCTCGAATGCGGTGGGGCTCACATTGAGCGCGGCGCCCAGCGCGCTCAGGCCGTTCTTCGAGCCCTCGCCGCCGTTGTTGTCGATGAACGTGGCCCCGATGTACTGGATCTTGAACTTGCCCGCGTCCAGGTCCTTCTGGACCGTCGGCCCGACCGTCTGGTCGAACGTCGCGCAGATCGGGCAGCGCGGGTCCTCGTACATCTGCAGCGTCTTCTTGGCGGACGCCTTGCCGACGGTGACCGTGGTGCCGTCCGTGCCCGTGGTGTTCTTCGGCGCGACGACCTTGTCGCTCTTCGCGGCCTCCCACTGGGAGGGCTTGTTCAGCTGCATCACGCCGTAACCGACGCCCGCGGCTATCGCGAGGACGACGACGATGGACCCGGCGACGACGACCTGCCGGCGCGTCTTGTCCTTCTTCGCCTGGCGCTCGCGCTCGGCGCGCAGCCGCTCGCGGGCAGCTGCCTTGTTGGACTGGTTGTTGCGTGCGCTCATGGTGGTGTTCTCCGTGCGGTACGTGATCGGGCAGGGCGGAACTGCGTACTAGCTCAGGACAGGAGCCGGGTACGGAGGTCCGCGCAGTCCCACGGAGTGCACGAGGAGCAGGGTGCGCGAGGTGCGCGGCCGGTGCAGGGGAAGCGCGCCGTCGCGCAGCGAGGTGCGGACCGCGCCGGCGACGGCCACCGCGACGAGCAGCGGCCGGAAGGCGAGCGCGCCGACCGAGCGGGCCACCGAGGCCAGCGCGCTCTCGCCGCGCCGCAGCCAGAGCGCGGCCAGCAGCCCGACGGCCACGTGCGCGCCGAGCAGCAGCCAGGGCAGCGCAGGGGCCGGTGAGTCGAGCAGTGCCACCGCGTCCTTGCCGGGGCCGGTCACGGAGGCCAGCGGGGTGCCGACCTGGCCGCCGCAGAGCACGTCCACCCCGACCGAGCGCAGCGCGCCCGCGACGGGACCGCCCGACGGGCCGTAACAGACGTGCTGGCCGGCGGTGAAGACGGTGTCGGCGGCGAGTTCGAGCGGAATGAGCACGCCCGCTATCGCTCCGAAACCCCGCTCGCGGCCGGCCAGCGCAAAGGCCACGGTGAACACGGCGGCGGCGAGCGCCGCCACGGTGAACGGCGGCAGCGGGACCCGCGAGAGGAGCACATGGGACGCAGCGGAGAGGGTCACGACCAGCGCTGTGAAAAGCGCCGCGCGAACCGCTCTGAGCTGCGTCCCTGATATGTCCATCGGCCCCGAGTGTGCCATGGGCGCCGGTAAGAGACCCTTAAAGGTTCCTGAGTCTAGAGACCGGGGATCCGGCCATTGCGGAACAATTCCACGAATATCGAGTGGTCGCGCCGGGTCTGTGCCCCGTACGCGTGCGCGAAGTCCACCAGCATCTTGGCGAAGCCGTCCTCGTCGGCCGCGATGGCCGCGTCGATGGCGCGCTCCGTCGAGAACGGCACCAGGGAGTGGCCGCTCTCGACGTCCGCCGCCGCGTGCATGGTGGCCGTGGCCCGCCCGAGGTCGGCGACGACCGCCGCGATCTCCTCGGGGTCGTCCAGGTCCGACCAGTCGAGATCGACCGCGTACGGCGAGACCTCCGCCACCAGCTGCCCGGCCCCGTCCAGCTCGGTCCAGCCGAGCCACGGGTCGGCGTGCGCCTGGAGGGCGCGCTGCGAGATCACCGTGCGGTGGCCCTCGTGCCGGAAGTACCCGCGGACCGCCGGATCCGTGATGTGCCGGGAGACCGCCGGGGTCTGCCCCTGCTTCATGTAGATGATCACGTCGTTCTCCAGGGCGTCGCTGTGGCCCTCCAGGAGGATGTTGTACGAGGGCAGCCCGGCCGAGCCGATGCCGATGCCTCTGCGGCCCACCACGTCCTTCACCCGGTACGACTCGGGGCGGCCCAGGCTCTCCTCCGGCAGCGTCTCCAGATAGCCGTCGAAGGCGGCGAGGATCTTGTACCGCGTCGCGGCGTCGAGCTCGACCGAGCTGCTGTCGGCGGTGAAGCGGCGCTCGTGGTCGCGGATCTCCGTCATGGAGTCGAGGAGGGCGAATCTGGTGCGCGCTCTGGCCGCGCGCAGCGCGCCGAGCAGCGGTCCCTCCGCCGTGTCCAGCGTGAACGGCGGCACGTCGTCGTCCTGCGCGCCGGACGCCAGGACCCGGATGCGCTCGCGGTAGGCGGCGGCATAGGTCTCCACCAGACCGGTGATCTGGTCGTCGCTGAGCGCCTTGGCGTGGCCGAGCAGCGCCAGCGAGGCCGCGAAGCGCTGGACGTCCCAGGTGAACGGGCCCACGTACGCCTCGTCGAAGTCGTTCACATTGAAGATCAGCCGGCCGTTGGCGTCCATGTAGGTGCCGAAGTTCTCCGCGTGCAGATCGCCGTGCACCCAGACCCGGCCGGTCCGCTCGTCCAGATACGGTCCGCCCTCCGCGCTCTCGCCCAGGTCCTGGTAGAAGAGGCAGGCCGCGCCCCGGTAGAAGGCGAAGGCCGAGGCCGCCATCTTCCGGAACTTGACCCGGAAGGCCGCCGGATCGGCGGCCAGCAGCTCGCCGAACGCGGTGCCGAAAACGGCGAGGATCTGCTCGCCGCGCTCCTCGGAGCTGGACTGCGGGACCGACATCGCGTGTGCCTCCAGGTGCATGACATATGGGACAGCTGTTCCAACGGGCTCAACGCACGGAGCCACCCGGGAGTGCCCCGCGGCTGTCAGTGCGCCGACGTAGACTTCCACGCTGTTCCCCACTCGTCCCAGGAGGCACCCCCGTGGCCAAGACGCCGTTCACGCACCTTCACGTCCACACGCAGTACTCCATGCTGGACGGTGCCGCGCGGCTCAAGGACATGTTCAACGCCTGCAACGAGATGGGCATGTCGCACATCGCCATGTCCGACCACGGCAACCTCCACGGGGCGTACGACTTCTTCCACTCGGCGCAGAAGGCGGGCGTGACGCCGATCATCGGCATCGAGGCGTACGTCGCCCCGGAATCCCGGCGGAACAAGCGCAAGGTCAAGTGGGGCCAGCCGCATCAGAAGCGCGACGACGTGTCCGGTTCGGGTGGTTATACGCACAAGACGATCTGGGCGGCGAACAGCACGGGCCTGCACAACCTCTTCAAGCTGTCGTCGGACGCGTACGCCGAGGGCTGGCTGCAGAAGTGGCCGCGCATGGACAAGGAGACGATCTCCCAGTGGTCGGAGGGGCTGATCGCGTCCACCGGCTGTCCGTCGGGCGAGGTGCAGACCCGGCTGCGGCTCGGGCAGTTCGACGAGGCGGTGCAGGCGGCGTCCGACTACAAGGACATCTTCGGTGAGGGCCGGTACTTCCTGGAGCTGATGGACCACGGCATCGAGATCGAACGCCGGGTCCGCGACGGCCTGGTGGAGATCGGCCAGAAGCTCGGCATCCCGCCGCTGGTGACGAACGACTCGCACTACACCTACGCGCACGAGGCGAGCGCGCACGACGCCCTGCTCTGCATCCAGACCGGCAAGAACCTCTCGGACCCGGACCGCTTCCGCTTCGACGGCACCGGCTACTACCTCAAGACGACCGACGAGATGTACGCCATCGACTCCTCGGACGCCTGGCAGCAGGGGTGTGCCAACACCCTCCTGGTCGCGGAGCAGATCGACACCTCCGGCATGTTCGAGAAGCGCGACCTGATGCCGAAGTTCGACATCCCGGACGGCTACACCGAGATCACCTGGTTCCAGGAAGAGGTCCGGGTCGGCATGGAGCGCCGGTACCCGGGGGGTGTCCCCGAAGACCGCCAGAAGCAGGCGGAGTACGAGATGGACATCATCATCCAGATGGGGTTCCCGGGGTACTTCCTCGTCGTCGCCGACTTCATCATGTGGGCCAAGAACAACGGCATCGCGGTCGGCCCCGGCCGTGGCTCGGCGGCCGGCTCGATCGTCTCGTACGCCATGGGCATCACCGACCTCGACCCGATCACGCACGGGCTGATCTTCGAGCGGTTCCTCAACCCCGAGCGCGTCTCCATGCCCGACGTCGACATCGACTTCGACGAACGCAGGCGCGTCGAGGTGATCCGGTACGTGACCGAGAAGTACGGCGCCGACAAGGTCGCCATGATCGGCACGTACGGAAAGATCAAGGCCAAGAACGCGATCAAGGACTCCGCGCGGGTGCTGGGCTACCCGTACGCGATGGGCGACCGCCTCACCAAGGCGATGCCCGCGGACGTCCTCGGCAAGGGGATCGACCTCAGCGGCATCACCGACCCGAAGCACCCCCGCTACAGCGAGGCGGGCGAGATCCGGGGGATGTACGAGAACGAACCGGACGTGAAGAAGGTCATCGACACCGCCACCGGTGTCGAGGGCCTGGTCCGGCAGATGGGTGTGCACGCGGCCGGCGTGATCATGTCCAGCGAGCCCATCGTCGACCACGCCCCGGTCTGGGTCAGGCACACGGACAACGTCACCATCACGCAGTGGGAC comes from the Streptomyces sp. NBC_01471 genome and includes:
- a CDS encoding thioredoxin domain-containing protein translates to MSARNNQSNKAAARERLRAERERQAKKDKTRRQVVVAGSIVVVLAIAAGVGYGVMQLNKPSQWEAAKSDKVVAPKNTTGTDGTTVTVGKASAKKTLQMYEDPRCPICATFDQTVGPTVQKDLDAGKFKIQYIGATFIDNNGGEGSKNGLSALGAALNVSPTAFEHYKTAMYSTKWHPDETTDTFKDDSYLIKIAQTVPELKDNKAFQKAVNDGTYDAWAMKMSAKFDKSGVTGTPTLKMDGKKLTTPGSDNAPMTVADFNTALDKALKA
- a CDS encoding dienelactone hydrolase family protein encodes the protein MNIILFHSTYGLRPAVHAAADRLRAAGHHVLVPDLFDGITFGTVEEGMAFKEELGSEELLKRAVTAAAPHSDEGLVYAGFSLGGSLAQNLAIADEKARGLLLLHGTSDIADDASVDELPVQLHVADPDPFEPHDWLNAWYLRMQRIGADVEVHRYAGAGHLYTDPELPDYDAESAERTWRVALGFLETL
- a CDS encoding DUF2252 domain-containing protein, with product MSVPQSSSEERGEQILAVFGTAFGELLAADPAAFRVKFRKMAASAFAFYRGAACLFYQDLGESAEGGPYLDERTGRVWVHGDLHAENFGTYMDANGRLIFNVNDFDEAYVGPFTWDVQRFAASLALLGHAKALSDDQITGLVETYAAAYRERIRVLASGAQDDDVPPFTLDTAEGPLLGALRAARARTRFALLDSMTEIRDHERRFTADSSSVELDAATRYKILAAFDGYLETLPEESLGRPESYRVKDVVGRRGIGIGSAGLPSYNILLEGHSDALENDVIIYMKQGQTPAVSRHITDPAVRGYFRHEGHRTVISQRALQAHADPWLGWTELDGAGQLVAEVSPYAVDLDWSDLDDPEEIAAVVADLGRATATMHAAADVESGHSLVPFSTERAIDAAIAADEDGFAKMLVDFAHAYGAQTRRDHSIFVELFRNGRIPGL
- a CDS encoding mechanosensitive ion channel domain-containing protein codes for the protein MESVVRPLIVIGGSVVLTLAVGWLVDRALRRTDARHHETPLWGLLRRCRVPLQLVLITALLRGSYHQVRLSPVKHHDTAIGQLLTLVLIGSTAWLALRIAAAIVDSSYARYAATTRDPARLRRVRTQVTLIQRVVTAIVGTVAVAAMLLTFPAMRTAGTSLLASAGVLGIVAGVAAQSTLGNLFAGLQIAFGDMVRIGDTVVVDGEWGTVEEITLTFLAVRTWDERRITMPVSYFTSKPFENWSRGGAQMSGTVFFELDHSTPVPQMREKLRQILPEIPSWDGRNWSLAVTDTSPSTIQVRAVVTARDADDIWTVRCAVREQLIAWLRDEHPYALPRISTAPAELAKNDWGPDLFKHDPAPRTGRG
- a CDS encoding Na+/H+ antiporter, which codes for MDQLALLLLLLIGAVVSVPIGERLGLPAPVLMTLGGICLALLPFVPNVDIPSDFILPLVLPPLLYAAVQRTSWRQFTANFRPILLLAVALVFVTTAAVAAVASAIVPGLPIAAAVALGALVAPPDPVAATAVAGALGLPRRLVSILEGEGLFNDVTAIVLYHVAIAAAVTGTFSWPVAAGQLVLSAVVAVVVGLALGWATNKLMGLLGDTTLQIGLTLLVPFLSYVLAEELMGSGVLAVLTSALFLAEHTADADDVRGRLEGNAFWEIVDTLVTGVTFGLIGLELHVVFGTAGGHLAEMIGWGAAAVGVVVGLRLLWLLPATWLAKRLHTLRDYDEEIPTSWRETVIMWWSGMRGVASVALALAIPMTKDDGSPFPARSEMVFIAFAVVMVTLVFQGLTLPWLVKKLGVRADAGAERELERSLAVRAAKAARHRLKEIQNVEELPEDVMERLARGAFEIGVRISPDMVDEERHAAYLKRAERLKTVQRIQREMMSAARHEVLSARNEPGADPEIVDRVLRHLDVRSLR